The Deltaproteobacteria bacterium genome segment AAGCCATAGACAAGGACACAATCCAGCGATTCGGCAATTCTCCGTAAGGTCTTGAGCGTAGCAGTCCCAGCCAGCTCCTGCTTCTCTATGAGGGCTGTCCGTTGTTTTGTAACTCCTACACGGTTAGCGAGTTGCCTCCCGCTCATCCCGAGCGCATCTCGAATGGCTCGAATCCATCCCTTGGGCGGGGTCGAGATATCCAACAATGACCGGAATTTGCCCAGTGTCGTATCCAGTTGCTGCCTGACAAGCTTCCTCTTCATTTCTTCAACTCCGTTATGTCAACTTATATATTGACGATGGCACCGGCATCGTCAACTTATATATTGACAATTAGCTCCATATTGTCAACATATATATTGACGGTCAATCGGAAAGCATATGCATCGAACGGCGCGCCTCACAGGTCGTGAAGTTACGAGCGCTCCTCGTGCAGGCGCAGGCAAGCACACAGCGCCGACTTTTTGAGAAGCTACCATTTTTTTCAGTCGCACAAGAAAGGCCTTACCTTCACGTCGGTTCCGTCTGTGGTGATGGTGATTGCGCCGTCGAGATCAGTGCGAAACA includes the following:
- a CDS encoding mobile mystery protein A, whose translation is MKRKLVRQQLDTTLGKFRSLLDISTPPKGWIRAIRDALGMSGRQLANRVGVTKQRTALIEKQELAGTATLKTLRRIAESLDCVLVYGFVPRNSLEETIRNRALRVARTRLARASQTMTLEDQALSKQENRKILSDMVDKLVDELPSNLWDES